Genomic window (Pelodiscus sinensis isolate JC-2024 chromosome 17, ASM4963464v1, whole genome shotgun sequence):
aggagtttgaagaacagctagccaaaaagctcaaaggtaataacaaaacgtttaagtacatcagaagcagaaagcctgctagaCAGCCATTGGGGCCCCTGGACAaccaagatacaaaaggagcacttaaagacgatgaAGTCATGGCagggaaactaaatgaattctttgctccaGTCTTCATGGCATAGGATGTTAGGGAGGTTCCCAAActtgacccgtcctttgtaggtgacaaatctgaggaactgtcacagattgaagtgtaattagaggaggtttggaattaattgataaacttaatagtaacaagtcactgcgaccagatggcattcagccaagagttttgaaagaactcaatagttctgcaatttcacatttaactatggtttgtaacctatcctttaaattagtTTCTGTACCCAATTACTGGAAGATAATGTAACACCAGTATTTAaagagggctctagaggtgatcccagcaattacaaaccagtaagtctaacaccagtactgggcaaattagttgaaacaatagtaaagaataaaattgacagatacgtagaagaacataatggctacgtctacactggccccttttccgaaaggggcatgctaacttcacaggtcgtaatagggaaatccgcgggggatttaaatatcccccgcggcatttaaataaaaatgtccgccgcttttttccggcttttccagaggatctcttattcctacttcaaagtaggaataagtaggaataagagatcctccagaaaagggcttttttccggaggatcggggccagtgtagacgttcttttccggcttttctaaaagccggaaaaaagcggcggacatttttatttaaatgccgcgggggatatttaaatcccccgcggatttccctattacgacctgtgaagttagcatgcccctttcggaaaaggggccagtgtagacgagcccaatgtgttgggcaaaagtcaacatgtttctgtaaagggaaatcatgtcttactaatctattagagttctctgaaggggtcagTAAAcatggacaaggggatccagtagatatagtgtacttagatttccagaaagcctttgacaaggtccctcaccaaaggttcttatgtaaattaagttgtcatgggaaaatcccttcatggattgataactggttaaaagacaggaaacaaagggtcggaataaatggtaaattttcagaatggagagggataatGAGTGATGTTCCCCAGacgtcagtcctaggaccaatcctattcaacttactcattaatgatctggagaatggggtaaacagtgaggtggcaaagtttgcagacaatactaaactgttcaagatagttaagaccaaagcagactgtgaagaacttcaacaagatctcaccaaactaagttttgggaaacaaaatggcaaataaaatttcatgtggatatatgtaaagtaatgcacgttggggggggggggggaaactatACAGacaatacgatggggactaatttagctacagctaatcaggaaagagatcttggagtcgtcaTGGATAGAcctctgaagacatccatgcagtggcagtcaaaaaagcaaacaggatgttaggaatcattgaaaaagggatagagaataagactgagaatattttattgcctttatataaatctatggcatgcccacatcttgaatcctgcatacagatgtgatttcctcatctcaaaaaagatatactggcattagaaaaggttcagagaagggcaactaaatgataaggagtttggaacgggtcccatatgaggagagatcaaaGAGACTAGGACTCttcagcttcgaaaagaggagactaagatatgatagaagtatataaaatcatgagtggtaaagagaaagtgaataaggaaaagttatttacttgttcccataaaataagaactaggggccaccaaatgaaattaatgggcagcaggtttaaaataaataaaagcaagttcttcacacagcgcacagtcaacctgtggaactccttgcctgaggaagttgtgaaaggctaggactataacagggtttaaaagagaactaggtaaattcataaGTCATTCACTCATAAATTCATAAgtccattaatgactattagccaggatgggtaaggaatggtgtccctagcctctgtttgtcagagggtagagatggcTGGCAAGAGAGAtagcttgatcattacctgttcggttcgctccctctggggcacctgccactgACCAGTGTCcttagacaggatactgggctggatggacttttggtctgacccagtatggccatttttatgtttccTCTTTCAGATAACAAAGGGAGACTGTAAACGTTAATAACTGTAATATTTAACCTCACTTCCTAAAAACTTTTACAATATTTTCTTGATATGGAAATCAAGCTCTCTTAAATTTGGGGTGGCAACAGCCTGCAAATTTACGCCTGCAGCTGGGAAAGCTACTAACTTAAATCCCAATCGGCCTTTGTAATTACTGATGCATGTGTACACAATTTTTTCACTCTCTGGAGAATTTCAACTATGCATGTTCCTAGGAACATCATGTTGTGTGCTTTTATTAGTTTGGAAGAGCATTAACAAAATTTGATTTATACATTAATATATTGAATATTAACCTTTATATGAATCTTTTATCTCTATACAGAATCCTggctttgacttcagtggggcagaAATTTCTGGAAACTATAGCAAAGGGGGACCAGACTTTTCCAAACTTgaaaaataaacttatttcacCAGTGTTCTAAAGAACCAGAGAGAATGTGCATTGTGTGTTAAACTGAAATAGTGAAATACATTATTGAAGACTACCTGCCTACAAAATGAATGACAGCATGTTTAAATACCCTTTCCAAGGAGAGGTAGAGTGGTTCTTTCAGTAGGATCCAAACAGTAAAGTTTAGAGGCTTGTTTTATACCTTTGTGCAATTTTGATAATGGAAAATATGCACTCCTGATAAATGTACTTTAAAGGTGCCATGACTGTTTTTAAGCAGTATGGATTTGTGGAAATATTCCATAATAAAGTGAAAGGCACAGTTATAGAATGTTGGATAAGTGTTAACACTCATCAACTCTCATTGTCCTTAACTTTGAAATAACTatattttctaaattttaaaaatgtacttctcATTTGATTAGCAGCCATCTGATGTGTTAGTTAGTTCAGTTTCTGCCACTGCTGTTTTAAAACAAGGATATTCTTAAGTGCAGAAAAAGTTTTAACATGTTAGTGTTGTGCCAAATGTTGAAGGACAAATGGTGGTGGCAGAGTGTGAAAAAGTTTAGGTTGAAGCCTGAACTCTAGTACTCCTAGGTTCACTTACAATACTGAAACTTAATATTCTTTGTGGGAGAAGAGGTTTTGATTTCTAAAGGGTTGAATACTTTGCCTGTAGAATGCCTCAGAGTATTTTGATAGAATTTATTAATGTTGATGTACAtgcatttgtgcaagaaaatgtgcaACTGTGCATAGTGTCCCTACACTGTGTACAATTTGAATTAAAGAATTTTAATTACACATTTTGCCTACTGCTTGCGTTCTTTGTAGGCAAGTTACATATTTAAGACTTTCCTGTTTTAATAATGCAGCCAACAGAGACTGGAATATGTCTATATTACAAAAACCAAATTATCTCCCCATCTAAGAGtatgcagtactttaaagactaacaagatagtttattaggtgatgagctttcatgggcccgacccacttcctcagatcaaattctggaagagaatggggctgaccatatataccaaacaaATACAATggacaaaaaaagtgaacacaaagtcagatttagaacagaagtagggctgaggggggagggctaGTATCTGAGATACtagggatgataattggggaagctatctttgtaaaggcccatttgtaaagtgtcaaatttaagcataaataacagttctgaggtttccctttgtagcctggtgttaaagtctctttaaaGTAAgatacatgtacaggcagtccctgggttacgtacaagatagggactgtaggtttgttcttaagctgaatttgtatgtaagttggaactggcttccagattcagccactgctgaaactgaccagtggctgactacaggaagcccaaggcagagttactctgccccaggctgcctggaatcagccgctgatcagtttcaacagcagctgaatctggacacctaggacagagcagctggggcgctgccgggtaggtccccgcaggggcagcgctgcggggaccaaccgggcagcaccccagctgctcttccccaggtgtccaagtcagccgctactgaaactgatcagtggctgattccaggaagcctggggcagagtaactctgtcttgggcttcctgtagtcagctgctgatcagtttaagcagtggctgacttggggacacctggggaagagcagctggggtgctgcccggttggtccagtagcgccgaggagcggcgctgcaggaccaacccagcagccccagctgctcttccccaggcaagAAAAgtctagtctgctgggggggcgcactagctgcaccccccagcagaccagggaaacctggACAGCGGGACTGtggagatgcgccgcggtcccacccgcatcctccccagctttgctccgtgtctccctggtctgctggggggtctccaggaagacgagcaaagccgcggaggggctcgggcagtggggcagcccaggtgcttctgggctgtcccgctgccggcttcccctgaggctttgcaaagccgcggcgGGGCTcaggcagccgggcagcccaggcgtgcttgggctgtcccgctgccggcttcccccgaggccgCGAGGTCTTGCAgtcccatgtcctccggggcaagaaaagccccattcataactgcggatccacgtaagtcggggactgcctgtagtaaggtTAACACTAGGCCCAGGTTGGTTGAAATGAAAAACTGGTTTACTCTTGtcaagatgtctgatttgtgggcttTTTTACAAAAGAGCTATCTACAGGGGCAGCAGAGCTCTCCTCCACTCCAACCCtacctgggagggtgggggggaggggagagaaggggatggacaTGAAGGTTTAGGACTTCCCCTGTAGCAGGTTGAGCTGGCATGCACTAAGCCTCCGCTTTGAAACAATGTGGCGATGTTCTAAAACAGCAGTGCCAGTACACAGTCCCTGGgttcctttgaaatgccacacagaaccctggatcagctgaccccagctccatgcATTTCAAACCAGCAGCCCCacatggaacccgggatcagcaggggactctgagtcccaggctccatgagggtgcttaccctttgaaatgtacaagagcccatgGGGTAAGTGCCCtcttggagcctggggtcagtgggactGCACACAGCCTTCTGCTTTCCTCCTTTAATGTGTACAAAAGCCCCTATAGAGGCtgtcgtacatttcaaaggaggaatgtggaagtgcctattgactagttgatggaaattccactgaaTACTCAATTAGTAAATTAACTGGTATTTAACTGCCTTGCATGCATACTCCAGGCCTGCAGGGGGTGCTGAGACAGACATGCTGCATGGGATTCAAGTGCAAGCATAACTTACCCCATTGAGGGTTCCCTCCAACCTTACCCAAGGACTGGATGAGGGTAAACCAGGGCTGAATCTGGTCTGTGCCAGAGACTGGCCCATGCCTGCCCTATCCTTTGCTTCTTACCCCTTCTATGGATCAGCCATTATGTACACAGTTATGTTACTAGCCTTGACCAAACAGATAGCAACATTCatagtacagtgtttcttaatTTGTCCACTACCTAACAGTGGTTTAAAATGCTCTGTAGAAACTTTGGCAATGCTTTTACTACTCTGGAAGGAAGGTGAAGAGTACTTCCCCCAAATGTTACCTTTTGGAAAGTAGATGAAGCATGGGGCTGATGCACCATTACAATAGTTAAAATTTTCTCCCATTACCCAAATAATGCACACAGGAAATTAATGTTTGATCAGTACCACGTTCATAGCATTAGAACAAGTATTCTAAGGCTACTACCTACAGCCCAACATCAGCTATTCCCTTTATGAACTTACAAGCACTACAGCTTTGTTTATTCTTATGCTCTAATAGGTTCATAAATGAACATACTACCTGATAGGTCTAACCTCCCTCTACTGCTAAAGAGCTAGTACTGACAATGGTGAGATCTTTCATTGGATCAATTAGCAGTTGAGCTGTTTTTGTTCCAAGTAACATATCCAATTCAAAACTCAGGGTATAAATGCAATTTCCTGTTTGGGCAACAAAAGTTGGATGTCATCTTATGGTACTGGCACAGTTTCCATTGAGGGCATGTAAGTTGCTCTTGTAATCAGAGTTTCTCCCCATGTGCAGGGCTTGCTGAACCCTGATAAGCCCCGCGCACCAGCCATGCTGTctggcaatctgcgcatgtgcagatcgcccaaacctggcCTTTCTAGGCTACAATCTACTTGCTCCAGGtaagtagattgtataatttgtcaagGCCTGCCCATGTGTACAAGATAACCGGGGGAATAAAAACTATTGTTGGGGTTATGCAAGTGATTTTAGACAAATAACAaaataagtgattttattaacGTTTCAAGCCAGTACACAGTTATACCTTCAATCTCTCAAAGTTACACTTCACAAAAATGAGGGTGGAAGGATGGCCAAGTTCAACAACAATGCAGGCTTTCCCAGCACATGTCTGTCCAATTTGTATTTTATTAACTTAGTTGACAAACTCTGCATTGAAGGTGAATTAGACTGGACTGCTTCAGAAAGAACCAATTGCCTTGTGCAGTAGGACATGGCTACTCAAGAGCACAACAATACAAAACATTTGACTGAAGTAACTGCATCCAAAAAAACTATCCAGTTCAATAACAGGAAGCTTTTCCCTAGACAATTTGGTAGCCTCAGTCATGAAGCACATTATGCCTCCTATGGTTCAAGTACAAGTTTTAGGATATGAAGAGTCAAGTTGCAATAATCCAAGGTTAAACTACACTAGTTGTTCTTAGTTAAATACAGAGTTTGAGGCTATTCACTACCATAAAGGAGTATTCAGATTCTTTGCTGTTATTTATGCATATTTCAATAATCAGATGCTTTTAGTCATTCATCCTTCAGGAAAGTGTTTAGTAAATTCCTGTAGTCAGCATAGTAAGACTGCATCTATGGAAAGGGAATTAGTTCTAGCGGTTTCCATTTTCCAAGAGTTGAACTTCAAATGCTAAAACAGTTCTCATGTTTTAGGCTTCAGTTTTCAATTCCACAGTTGAATATTGAGGTCGGAGTTGAATGGAAGACTCCTCTTTCCATTTTAAGATTCCTGTGCAGACAGCATAAGAGACATTAACTGTTACTACAAATGGCTTCATGCAATACTCAAGTAGCAAGACAATTTCTACCCCTGCAAGTAGGATGGATGGGAAAAATGACTCTGGGAAGTCACTTTTTAAAAGCCAAAACACACAGTAGCAACTCAGCAATAGGTGGGTGGTGTTTGTTATTGTTTGAGCCTACCCTACTTTTTCCTCTTGAACTTCTCCCCAACCCACCCCTGAAGGTCTGTTTCAGCAAGGTTAGGTTATCAGAcattataaatctaaacaatattcaaataaaaaagtTTATGAACAGCTTGTCTAGCCAATACATAGGATAGTGTTAGAAGATAGTCATAATTTGAAGTTCTACTGTATTTACATTAAGCTTAGAGTTATGACCTCAAAGGGAGATTTTCAAGTTACGAACAataaccataatgttttgttcaaagTTCAAATGAACActacttaatacagctttgaaacatgATGCAGAAGGAAAGTGGCagttttagtttaaaaaacacaaacagtTTCTTTACCTTGTCAAATTTTGTTTAGCTTTCACTTTGTTTAGggatttatttttaacaattCTGTACTGTATGGTCTGTCTTTTTTAAGTCTCTGCTGCCTAACTGCACTTCCAGGTCCAAATGGAGTGTGTGATCAACCTGTCAGTTTAGAAACTGAGTTACAAACACTGGAGTTATAATGAACAGCCTTTGAAAGTGTGGCTGGTAGAGGGAAAGAAATGGCTTAAAGCATTAATGTCCTGTGAACTGAAGTAGTAGGATTTTCCTATAAAATCTGTAGTCTACAAAGCTGATGTCAAACTTCTCTAATGAAAAGCTCAGAATGATTATTGCATGGACTGTGTTAGGAATATCTCATTACAGACAAACCAATTTTAACTTGATTAACACCAACGTCCACTTAAAGTTTTGGTGCACTGATTGTACTTTAGCAGTACTTTAGTGTTTGTGTCAAACACTCCTCTTCCTTTCTCTATGTAAGCAGAGTGTGAAACATCCACCACCATTTATTCTTCTCACTTAGTTGTGCCCCAGACTTTGCACTGAGTGAGATTCAAGTGTCTGACATGGGAAATAACTGGTACTCTTTGTAAGAGACATTAGGAGGGTTTCCAGTTTGTTTTCTCCAATTCAGGATTAGTGCTGATGCACTTAAAGGTCAGCAACATGAGTCCAAGGATTTACAGGCCATTGGAATGCTTTGACAACCAAGTTGAATATTTAGGCTGTGCCTGGGTGTCTGTAGAAACCTCCTTCAGTCTAGTAAGCTTAGTTGCTTAAGAATTCCTGCTTGTGCACAAATATAAGTTGAAGGCAGATAAAGAAAGTTACCTATTACAAACCAGTCTCTGGGATTGTGGGAAGGTGTGTGATTCTGTAGTAGCTAAGCTTCAGCTGCCGTGCTGTACATCCTGACACAATCCATTTAAGCTTCTGAACATTTGGTTTTAAACATTTGTTGGATGAGTATTCTTTAAGGCACGTAAATACCAGCTCCTTCCAGAAAGTTAGATCTCTGCTATTTGTCTGAATGAAGAAAGGTTGAAGCTAGTATTAGGCATCAAGTTCCCAGGTATTTTAATTCCCTCTCACCACCTACAAGCTAAATTAAAGGAAGGTTTTGTAACCACATGCCACTTGGGGGAAGTGTGATGGGAACAAGGTTGGGTGCCAACAGACTACCTGAAGCCCTTAGTTCTTAAccttcctcccccaactctcCACTGAAGAAGCCTTGCTGCTCCCCCCATACCACCCTCAACCTGTGGAGTAGTATCACTATACCCCAGCAAGTGCTAGTCAGTCTTCCAACTGTCAACCAGAATCAGCCTCCATTTACTAAGCTATTTCAGCTTCTgaaactgtttaagtttttaaaaacCCAAGTGTTTCAAGAGCAAGAGCTTGAACAAAATACTTCATATTACTTGTGCTTTACTGTGCCTCTCCAAATGAAAGGACTAGTTGTTCAATTTGGAACAAGTTTCACAATAGTTCCACAGAACGACACTGTGTAAGTTGTAaacataatgggtcagaccaaagatccatctaacccactatcctgtcttcagacagtggccaatgccaggtactacAGAGGGAAGCAGCAAAACACATAATTATGTGGATGATAGTAATAGTCAAGTTGAGCAGAAATTGGATTCGTCTTCCTTCATTGTTTATTCACATCATGGAAGCTGGAGGACTGTTGTGCCTTTTCAACCCCTATGAGCCAGTCACATGAATGTCTGCATGAAAGTTACCAGCAAGTTTGATATCTCTCCATCAAGAAGTGAGGGTGGGGAAAAAGTCAGATCAAGTAAAACCTGATAAGTAAAGAATTACACATGAACTTCTGTACTCTGTCCCCCCAATTCGGGAAAGCCCATGGTCTAGACCTTGGCAGGCAGAAGAAAAAGTGGCTCTGagacctgctgctcccccaccttggCAAACAGCAGCGCAACATTTCCCATGAGGCTTCTCCCCTGCTACTCCAATAGCAGTGGGGTCAGAGCCAAGGCACCAGTTAAGCATCCCATCCCCTACCCCCTCATACCCAGACCCCAAAGTACCATTCCTGGCCCAGCAAGTCTTTAATCCATCTTACCCTGTTCCCCATGGTTGTTAGATTAAAGGTTCAAAGTGTATTCCACTTTTAATGGTACCAAACTAGAATCCCTTCTTTAGGGGAGTATCCCAAAAAAGCAGAATTATGTTCAACAGCCTAATGCTTAAGTTGTTCAGAGGCTCTACCCTTCACTGTTCTTCATTTTCTCCATGACATACCTTGGATTGTATTTGAAGGCATTCTATCACTTCTTTCAACTCTAGCATTTTCTGTTCTTCTATCTCTAGTGCCAATATTGATAATGCCAAAACAGAAGGCTAAGGGAAACAAAGTAAAAGTTAATACTCACAGCTGAGCCTGTTTAAGCTTCAATAAACTCAGTAAGCTTATGGTATTAGAAGCCACTTACCTTGGTTTTAGAGAACATGATTCTGCAGTGACATGCCTTAAGCTGGGCTTCAAGTCTCTCAAAATTAAGGTGCTTTCTCCTACAAAAGTGGCATTTAGAGGAAGGTTAATTTTAGCGAGCATGTAATTTTCTTTAGGTATATAAATCAGTTCAAGACAGCAACAGCCTTAGAAATTTGCCTAGCATTTAATACAAAATTGCTCGGATGTTTTCTTGGATACTGCTTAAGGGATCCATCAGTTCCCAGAAGTGTTTGTCAAAGAATTGACAAGCTTCCCCCACACCGTCCCAAGTTCATAGATGTTGAGTTTTTTGAAGTTTCGTTGGCATTAGTTTTGGGGTATAGCTACACTTAAACTGCTACAGCACTACTGCTGTAGCACTCCAGTGTAAACACTAACTATGCTATTGgcagtatcagagggatagccatgttagtccgtaatttttaaaaacaattagttgTCCTATTGCATCTTAGAAAGTAAATGTatatggtatcataagcttttgtgggcaaaagcaTTCTCCTATCAGTATAGAGCAGTGTTATTTATAGAGTACCCCCTTTTCAATaaataagcaaataaaataattgtaagtacccccactacctacagttttcagacaatctttttctaccattgcaacacatttgtttaaacaacttaattgtagctggctGGACAATGAcatttgagtgtaaaaagtacaaaaataataaaacactgtaaaacttaaaaaaaatcagttttctccaaatttcagttgtgttgatgtacctctaAAGGTACTCGTACCATTGGTAGAGAAACACTGGTGCAGATTACTATCATCTCCTGGGGAGGAGATAgtaaaatcaataaaaaaaatccttgtgtCAATTTAGTACCATCTCCTCTAGGGGTTAGGTCAGCATAGCTACATCAAAGTGACTTTTTTCCACTGAGGTATGCTAATGTGAGTTCCCAATGTAGACTAGCCCTAGAACTCAATTTCTGTACTATAAAATTGAAAATTGCAGCTTATTAAGCTATAAAGTTTTGTCTTACACATACTGATATTTCTTTCTACATTTGCAAGACTGGCAACATGGCATTTGAAAGTAAAAACTATTTGACTTTCAACTCCAGTTCTGGCCCAGCTAAGAAGCATTACAAGTTTGATGTGCCCACAGTATTTGTTGACCTAGTTACTTCAAGATCAAAATTTGCTAAGGATATTCACAAACTGTCTTTTCAGTGAGGACATGTGAAAGATGATCTGCCACTTGATCAGCAATGCATTAACTTCTGTATCTGTTCAAGGAGGCTGCTTCCCTGATCAAAAGCTATGCTCTGGGTAATTTATTTTAGCAGTAAACATTGTCATAATAGGAGAAAGTTTAGTTCATTAGACCTCAGTATCAattagggatgtcagtggttacccagtaaacatccttaaccagtaagcatcatttGGAAGCCAGCTGCCTGGCCTTAGCAGTCATTATTTACCCACTTATAATTGTTTGCACTTTCATATATGCAATTTAAACCAAGACTAGATAGCTTAAGTGATTTTTCCATCTATCTTTTCCAGTGCACAGTCAAGTTTCAAAGTCATGGTGAAATAATTGTTTTACCTTTCACAGCTTAAGTTCTCATGGATGAGCAAGTGATAGAGTTGTAGAAACTGAAAGGCAGTTGTAGTTTTAGCTTTCCAATATAGCTTCtctaacagaattttttccattcTCATCATGTCAGATACAGTGAATCTATACTGGCTTATTCGAATTAAGTCAGTGGCTAAGGGAATATTTCTCTCTTCTTCTGTTGCTTTCACAGCAAGATAGAAACAGCTCAGTCCaacacagcctaaatgtttagGTTGCACCTAAAAAGAAAGATCAATTGCTTTATTATAATGAAAGCTTTTTTAATATGGTCAGCAAAACAAACGTTTTCTAAATAGATGTTGGGCACACTTTAAACCAAGGTCTGCAGGTAGCAAGCATTTTGTATGTTGTAACTGaccctcctgcatccatatcaGGCCATATGCACCAAAGTACTTCACACTGTGCCTTCCACACATAAGTGCAATTGAGTTATTCCCTTTCATACTGAActt
Coding sequences:
- the CCNG1 gene encoding cyclin-G1 isoform X1 translates to MIEFLITTEVQKLLYQLNILLEQELRCQPKASGLRLIETAHDNGFRMTARLRDFEVKDLLSLTQFFGFKTETFSLAVNFLDRFLSKMKVQPKHLGCVGLSCFYLAVKATEEERNIPLATDLIRISQYRFTVSDMMRMEKILLEKLYWKAKTTTAFQFLQLYHLLIHENLSCERRKHLNFERLEAQLKACHCRIMFSKTKPSVLALSILALEIEEQKMLELKEVIECLQIQSKTNSRDLTFWKELVFTCLKEYSSNKCLKPNVQKLKWIVSGCTARQLKLSYYRITHLPTIPETGL
- the CCNG1 gene encoding cyclin-G1 isoform X2, whose protein sequence is MMRMEKILLEKLYWKAKTTTAFQFLQLYHLLIHENLSCERRKHLNFERLEAQLKACHCRIMFSKTKPSVLALSILALEIEEQKMLELKEVIECLQIQSKTNSRDLTFWKELVFTCLKEYSSNKCLKPNVQKLKWIVSGCTARQLKLSYYRITHLPTIPETGL